Proteins from a single region of Haloplanus sp. GDY1:
- a CDS encoding tyrosine-type recombinase/integrase: MADTNDVQEYGRKLQNQLEKLEDADIPDDDRETIRQFVDYLDVRTSNNQGTIVSNLNRLRLAAERGGTPLTEAEESDITALMGTLKREYGLREGTLREYRKALRKFYKWRGEDWGEDIEIGPSPKRSVDPDQLLSDDEIDAILDAAENPRDKAAVALLADTGIRIGALASLRVKDVDLSAQPAELHINEDANVKGASGKTLMTWSRGYVANYLEVHPRRDDPDAALIHKNAGHHTAGEDDGALTYQYLSRRIKEVGERAGIDAGRLNAHNFRKSAITRWIREGQPEQWIKNRAFWVDDSRQFETYSGVTDDNVITDIADHYGIDVGERETARPNLENCPQCGSPLRDTARFCPGCGAPLTQAAGEEKQSVEDATFDSVAAADGQEIDYFAEFRRRFNEDPAFRERVAGDHDESP, translated from the coding sequence ATGGCCGACACCAACGACGTCCAAGAATACGGGCGAAAGCTCCAGAACCAACTGGAGAAGCTCGAAGACGCCGATATTCCCGATGACGACCGTGAGACGATCCGACAGTTCGTCGACTACCTCGACGTCCGAACCAGCAACAACCAGGGAACCATCGTCTCGAACCTGAATCGGCTCCGACTTGCCGCCGAGCGCGGCGGGACGCCCCTCACCGAGGCCGAGGAGAGTGACATCACGGCACTCATGGGGACGCTGAAGCGTGAGTACGGTCTCAGGGAGGGCACGCTGCGAGAGTACCGAAAGGCCCTCCGGAAGTTCTACAAGTGGCGCGGCGAGGACTGGGGCGAGGACATCGAAATCGGCCCCTCGCCGAAGCGGTCGGTCGACCCGGACCAGCTCCTCTCGGATGACGAGATCGACGCCATCCTCGACGCCGCCGAGAACCCCCGTGACAAGGCTGCCGTCGCGCTGCTCGCGGACACGGGGATCCGCATCGGCGCACTCGCGAGCCTCCGCGTGAAGGATGTCGACCTCTCCGCACAGCCCGCCGAACTGCACATCAACGAGGACGCCAACGTGAAGGGGGCGAGTGGCAAGACGTTGATGACTTGGAGCCGTGGGTACGTCGCGAACTACCTCGAGGTCCATCCCCGTCGCGACGATCCCGACGCCGCCCTCATCCACAAGAACGCCGGTCACCACACCGCCGGCGAGGACGATGGTGCGCTCACCTACCAGTACCTCAGCCGTCGGATCAAGGAGGTCGGCGAGCGTGCTGGAATCGACGCCGGGCGACTGAACGCCCACAACTTCCGAAAGAGCGCCATCACGCGCTGGATCCGGGAAGGCCAGCCCGAACAGTGGATCAAAAACCGGGCGTTCTGGGTGGACGACAGCCGGCAGTTCGAGACGTATTCGGGCGTCACCGACGACAACGTGATCACCGACATCGCCGACCACTACGGGATCGACGTCGGCGAGCGCGAGACGGCGCGCCCGAACCTGGAAAACTGCCCGCAGTGCGGGTCGCCACTTCGGGACACGGCCCGTTTCTGCCCCGGGTGTGGTGCGCCGCTCACCCAAGCCGCGGGCGAGGAGAAGCAGTCGGTCGAAGACGCGACCTTTGACTCCGTCGCCGCGGCCGACGGTCAGGAGATCGACTACTTCGCCGAGTTCCGCCGCCGGTTCAACGAGGATCCGGCCTTTCGGGAACGCGTCGCCGGCGATCATGACGAGTCCCCCTGA